AAATATCCATTTGAAATGGCAAACAAAGACATGAAGATGATATACGCCATGTCATGGTTGAAAACGACTGGCAAATAGTTGCGAGGTTGGACGTTGCAGAGCATGAGGGCAGGAATGAAAACCACTCTTGATAGCACAAAAATCGGAAAGAGTCGACTCTTCATGGAAGGCTGGGAGTTTGAGAAGTGAACAAAGCTAGATGTTAGAAAAGGAATTATTTAGGCATATATTTTACTGATGGATGCTTTGACGAGACTTACCCACTGAAGACAAGAAGTCAGACTCCTGCCGATCCAGTCCATCACATTGAAGACCAAGAACGAGCACAAAGGTACGAAGATGTGGTCTAGAAGTTGAAAAGTATGTAAATTAAAGTGCTTTGAAAAGCATACATTATTAGCTAGACATTTTTATGGACTCACCTTTGCCTTCAAAAAAGCCAGAGGGCTTTGTATTTATAGTAATTGCTGGGAAAACGGATAGAGTGACAGCAAACACGCAGGTCACGCATAATGCCATTACCCAAATCTACAAAAGAACACGAGAAATAAATTAACCAAATCCAGGTACACactcattgttttaaaaaatgtgttttttatttgtaacaaaGGGTGGGTGCATATAATTGTTTCTCAATACCTTTCTGAAGACTTGTGGCACAGTTGACTTCTCCTCAGTTTGCTCATCGTTGAACTTATTTAGCTTTTCACAAGCTTCCGTTTCACCGATGTCATTAAATTCATGACCAAGATCATTCAACTTCACTTTAACAGTCTCTGTAGCAACAAAAAGAACCAACATTGTGTCTTTGCTGCACTTTCTGTAATGTGTCCAAAAATGAGAAATGTGTCATACCAGAACCATTTGCTGATGGCTCCTTCACTGCATCTGCAGTTTCACAGGAAACTTTTTCCAAATAAGTTCTGGCAAATCTCTAAAGCATACCAATGATTTTCATTTTGTTCAAAATCGGCATTTATTAGAAAAGTGTtcattaaatataaaactaattcATGATGGATTAGGGCACCTACCAGATGTGGAAGTAAGAGGTAACAAAACAAAGTCAGTAGAGTGGCGGCACAGGGGGTTATGAAGTATCCCAGGGCAGAACTCTCTGGGTTGGTTTCAACTATGGAGTGGAAAGAATGGTCACTCAGAGTGCAAACAGTAGCTTTACTCACCCTGGTGTGATTCCAATACCCTGCGACCATTGTTCAtcttagatgaaatccaagagatCCATCCTCCATAGATGGCAATAAACCAGTTCAAAGCccagaaaagtaaataaaaacattgccAAAACAGTTAATGTGACTTCGGTGGGTTAACTGTAATAATATGATGCTCCAAGCACATTTTTGCGcaccaaaaaacaaagaaaaaaaaggtttgacTAGATCTCCTC
The genomic region above belongs to Danio rerio strain Tuebingen ecotype United States chromosome 21, GRCz12tu, whole genome shotgun sequence and contains:
- the slc29a2 gene encoding equilibrative nucleoside transporter 2 isoform X1, which encodes MRICKGALDKGGLVAVIFFLLGMGTLLPWNFFITAMTYFTDRLKNGTNSTQPDTYMFSNNSVLLAQLPLLLFTLLNSFLYQHIAEKIRIAGSMVAILLLFILTAILVKVDMDRDSFFSITMATIWFINMFGAILQGSLFGLVGKLPSRFSSVFMSGQAVAGIFSGLAMLFSNIFETNPESSALGYFITPCAATLLTLFCYLLLPHLRFARTYLEKVSCETADAVKEPSANGSETVKVKLNDLGHEFNDIGETEACEKLNKFNDEQTEEKSTVPQVFRKIWVMALCVTCVFAVTLSVFPAITINTKPSGFFEGKDHIFVPLCSFLVFNVMDWIGRSLTSCLQWPSMKSRLFPIFVLSRVVFIPALMLCNVQPRNYLPVVFNHDMAYIIFMSLFAISNGYLACLSMSYAPQLVRPKDAETAGALMTFFLALGLSLGAAFSFGLKSLLSGTSN
- the slc29a2 gene encoding equilibrative nucleoside transporter 2 (The RefSeq protein has 1 substitution compared to this genomic sequence), which produces MRICKGALDKGGLVAVIFFLLGMGTLLPWNFFITAMTYFTDRLKNGTNSTQPDTYMFSNNSVLLAQLPLLLFTLLNSFLYQHIAEKIRIAGSMVAILLLFILTAILVKVDMDRDSFFSITMATIWFINMFGAILQGSLFGLVGKLPSRFSSVFMSGQAVAGIFSGLAMLFSNIFETNPESSALGYFITPCAATLLTLFCYLLLPHLRFARTYLEKVSCETADAVKEPSANGSETVKVKLNDLGHEFNDIGETEACEKLNKFNDEQTEEKSTVPQVFRKIWVMALCVTCVFAVTLSVFPAITINTKPSGFFEGKDHIFVPLCSFLVFNVMDWIGRSLTSCLQWPSMKSRLFPIFVLSRVVFIPALMLCNVQPRNYLPVVFNHDMAYIIFMSLFAISNGYLACLSMSYAPQLVRPKDAETAGALMTFFLALGLSLGAAFSFGLKSLLSGKSN